The following are from one region of the Polaribacter marinaquae genome:
- a CDS encoding peptidylprolyl isomerase, with the protein MKNFFIISLLLIVLTSCNTQKYKDLDNGLYAEIETNKGNILLELHAENVPKTVANFVALVEGTNSRLADSLKGKNFYEGIVFHRVVPNFVIQGGGFTPDGRKSAGYLFGDEFPRDQNGDVLYKHDDQGVLSMANGGPTTNNSQFFITHRPIPHLDGKHSVFGKTVVNPFELKKLQQKHSDSLQLVKAIDSTRMLVVNSIVQNDTIKTINIIRIGDFAENFNAAEVFDREVENFNKSQKEKLEQEKILEEKRYAKYLKAKKEFLIEKEESKATKTGTGLRILKLKETNGKKVNPNKSVTVNYTLYIADGTRMQSSSDVGNPIVFDLNDEARPMISGLKEGILTMRQGEKARLFIPYTIGFGDIKFGPFPAKSDLVFEVEVLKIGK; encoded by the coding sequence ATGAAAAATTTTTTCATAATTTCTTTATTATTAATTGTTCTAACATCTTGTAATACTCAAAAGTATAAAGATTTAGACAACGGTTTGTATGCAGAAATAGAAACCAATAAAGGAAATATTTTATTAGAATTACATGCAGAAAATGTACCCAAAACTGTAGCGAATTTTGTTGCTTTAGTTGAGGGTACAAATAGCAGATTAGCCGATTCTTTAAAAGGTAAAAACTTTTATGAAGGTATTGTTTTTCATAGAGTTGTGCCTAATTTTGTAATTCAAGGTGGCGGATTTACACCAGATGGTAGAAAAAGTGCAGGATATCTTTTTGGTGACGAATTTCCGAGAGATCAAAATGGAGATGTTTTGTATAAGCACGACGATCAAGGTGTGCTTTCTATGGCTAATGGAGGTCCAACAACAAATAATAGTCAATTTTTTATAACACATAGACCAATTCCGCATTTAGATGGTAAACACAGTGTTTTTGGAAAAACTGTTGTGAACCCTTTTGAATTAAAAAAACTTCAACAAAAACATTCTGATTCTTTACAATTAGTAAAAGCAATAGATTCTACAAGAATGTTAGTAGTTAATAGTATAGTTCAAAACGATACTATAAAAACTATAAATATTATCAGAATAGGTGATTTTGCAGAGAATTTTAATGCTGCAGAAGTTTTTGATAGAGAAGTTGAAAATTTTAATAAATCTCAAAAAGAAAAACTAGAACAAGAAAAAATTCTAGAAGAAAAGAGATATGCTAAATATTTAAAAGCTAAAAAAGAATTTTTAATTGAAAAGGAAGAATCTAAAGCAACTAAAACAGGTACAGGTTTACGTATATTAAAACTAAAAGAAACGAACGGTAAAAAGGTAAACCCTAATAAATCTGTTACAGTAAATTATACTCTTTACATTGCAGATGGTACAAGAATGCAATCTTCTAGTGATGTTGGTAATCCTATAGTTTTTGATTTAAATGATGAAGCTAGACCTATGATAAGTGGATTAAAAGAAGGTATTTTGACTATGAGACAAGGTGAAAAAGCAAGGTTGTTTATACCATATACTATTGGTTTTGGTGATATAAAATTTGGGCCTTTTCCTGCAAAATCTGATTTGGTTTTTGAGGTTGAAGTTCTAAAAATTGGTAAGTAA
- a CDS encoding phosphatase PAP2 family protein: MNIIQKDKELLIFLNNLGNEYWDPFWLTVTDQRNWIPLFLLIMFLVIKKFGWKKGGFVFLAMIILVAFSDQFTNLIKNSVQRIRPNNDITIKYQLRTLISPQSFSFMSGHATTSTFFTVFVILLLKDAYKYVYFLLLFPMIFAYSRLYLGIHYPIDILVGILIGITFAKIYFYLFNKLDKKIFS, from the coding sequence ATGAATATTATTCAAAAAGACAAAGAATTACTAATTTTTCTAAATAATTTAGGAAATGAATATTGGGATCCGTTTTGGTTGACTGTTACAGATCAACGAAACTGGATTCCTTTATTTCTTTTAATTATGTTTTTGGTAATTAAAAAATTTGGTTGGAAAAAAGGAGGATTCGTTTTTTTGGCGATGATTATTTTAGTAGCATTTTCAGATCAATTTACCAATCTAATTAAAAATTCTGTACAACGAATAAGACCTAATAACGATATCACTATAAAATATCAGCTTAGAACATTAATAAGTCCGCAAAGCTTTAGTTTTATGTCTGGTCATGCAACAACATCTACTTTCTTTACTGTATTTGTTATTTTATTACTAAAAGATGCGTACAAGTATGTGTACTTTTTGTTATTATTTCCAATGATATTTGCTTATAGTAGATTGTATTTGGGTATTCATTATCCAATAGACATTTTAGTAGGAATTCTAATCGGAATCACTTTTGCAAAAATTTATTTTTACTTATTTAATAAGTTAGATAAAAAGATTTTTAGTTAG